In the Sebastes fasciatus isolate fSebFas1 chromosome 20, fSebFas1.pri, whole genome shotgun sequence genome, one interval contains:
- the LOC141758479 gene encoding uncharacterized protein C16orf52 homolog B-like: MDKLTVISGCLFLAADIFAIASIINPDWISTGESSGSLTVGLVRQCQTIHGRDRTCIPPQLPPEWITTLFFIILGIISLTVTCGLLVMSRWRREAARYARWIAFAGMVLFCMAALIFPIGFYINEVGGQPYKLPNNTVVGSSYVLFVLSIFFTIVGLLFAGKVCLPG; this comes from the exons ATGGATAAACTCACCGTGATATCAGGATGCCTCTTCCTCGCTGCAGACATCTTTGCCATCGCCAGCATCATCAACCCGGACTGGATCAGTACTGGAGAGTCATCTG GCTCCCTGACTGTGGGTCTGGTCCGGCAGTGCCAGACCATCCACGGCCGAGACCGGACCTGCATCCCCCCGCAGCTGCCCCCAGAGTGGATCACCACGctcttcttcatcatcctggGCATCATCTCCCTCACCGTCACCTGTGGTCTGCTGGTGATGTCACGCTGGCGCCGCGAGGCCGCCCGATACGCCCGGTGGATCGCCTTCGCAGGGA TGGTCCTGTTCTGCATGGCTGCTCTTATATTCCCCATCGGCTTCTACATCAACGAGGTTGGAGGACAGCCATATAAGCTCCCCAACAACACGGTGGTGGGCTCCTCCTACGTACTCTTTGTTCTGTCCATATTCTTCACCATTGTGGGACTGCTGTTTGCTGGGAAGGTATGCCTGCCCGGCtga